The Ascochyta rabiei chromosome 5, complete sequence genome has a segment encoding these proteins:
- a CDS encoding Phenylalanine--tRNA ligase — protein sequence MPTIAVDKAALFQELGRDYTTEEFDELCFEFGIELDEDTSQSTKPEDQAQPPQLKIEIPANRYDMLCFEGIALNLKVFLEKEKLPKWQVTPPKDGQLQELHIKPETAQVRELCSGVILRNIAFTQARYDSFIALQDKLHQNLARQRTLVSIGTHDLDTVKGPFTYEALKPEEIEFIPLNQTKKMNGKQLMEFYEKDKHLGRYLHIIRDSPLYPVIYDANRTVMSLPPIINGNHSKITLDTKNVFIEITATDKTKVEIVNHMLIAMFAGYAESIEPIKIISPHNNESRESPDLSPREWKAEVDYLNNVTGLDLSPEEISKLLSKMGHDVSPSKTDKNILDVSVPITRADILHQADIMEDYSIAYGFNKLPRVYPNKTAAVSAPLPINKLADIVRVESASAGWTEVMPLILCSHEENFEWLNRVDDGKTAIKLANPKTAEYQLVRTSLLPGLLKTINSNKHHSVPMKIFEVSDVGLKDESQERKSRNERHFAAAIMGKTSGFEQVHGLLDRLMLMLRSKFMTREDGLKNAALEGYWIEEVDDKTFLPGHAAAIKINLAGKNHTIGVFGILHPSVLHKFELPYPVSTVEFNLEVFL from the exons ATGCCTACCATCGCGGTCGACAAGGCGGCGCTCTTCCAGGAGCTTGGTCGCGACTACACCACGGAGGAGTTCGACGAGCTATGCTTCGAGTTCGGCATCGAATTGGACGAGGACACAAGTCAGAGCACCAAGCCAGAGGACCAGGCGCAACCGCCGCAGCTGAAGATTGAGATCCCTGCGAACAGATATGACATGCTCTGCTTCGAGGGCATTGCCCTGAACCTGAAGGTCTTCctggagaaggagaagctgCCCAAGTGGCAGGTCACACCGCCCAAGGACGGACAGCTGCAGGAGCTGCACATCAAGCCAGAG ACGGCGCAAGTGCGAGAACTCTGCTCCGGCGTCATTCTGCGAAATATTGCTTTCACACAAGCACGATACGACTCCTTCATTGCGCTGCAGGACAAGCTGCACCAGAACCTGGCCCGCCAGCGCACATTGGTCTCCATCGGAACACACGACCTTGACA CGGTCAAGGGCCCTTTCACGTATGAGGCGCTGAAGCCAGAGGAAATCGAGTTCATCCCGCTCAACCAAACGAAGAAGATGAACGGCAAGCAGCTCATGGAGTTCTACGAG AAAGACAAGCACCTGGGCCGCTACCTCCACATCATCAGAGACTCGCCGCTCTACCCCGTCATCTACGACGCAAATCGCACCGTCATGTCGCTGCCGCCCATTATCAACGGTAACCACAGCAAAATCACGCTCGATACAAAGAATGTCTTCATTGAGATCACAGCAACCGACAAGACAAAGGTCGAGATCGTGAACCACATGCTCATCGCCATGTTCGCAGGCTATGCCGAGTCGATAGAGCCCATCAAGATCATCTCTCCCCACAACAACGAGTCAAGAGAATCGCCAGATCTCTCCCCACGCGAGTGGAAGGCCGAGGTCGACTACCTCAACAATGTCACAGGTCTTGATCTGTCACCAGAGGAGATCTCAAAGCTCCTCTCCAAGATGGGCCACGATGTGTCCCCTTCCAAAACAGACAAGAACATCCTCGACGTGTCCGTCCCCATCACAAGAGCAGACATTCTCCACCAAGCCGACATCATGGAGGATTACTCCATCGCCTACGGCTTCAACAAGCTCCCGCGTGTCTACCCCAACAAAACCGCCGCTGTATCCGCCCCGCTTCCCATCAACAAGCTCGCCGACATTGTGCGCGTCGAGTCTGCATCCGCCGGTTGGACAGAAGTCATGCCTCTCATCCTCTGCTCGCACGAGGAGAACTTCGAGTGGCTGAACCGCGTCGATGACGGCAAGACAGCCATCAAGCTCGCCAACCCCAAGACGGCCGAGTACCAGCTCGTCCGCACGAGCCTGCTGCCGGGGCTGCTGAAGACAATCAACTCCAACAAGCACCACTCGGTGCCTATGAAGATCTTCGAGGTCAGCGACGTAGGATTGAAGGACGAGAGCCAGGAACGCAAGAGCAGGAACGAGCGCCACTTTGCCGCGGCCATCATGGGCAAGACTTCTGGTTTTGAGCAGGTACACGGACTTCTTGATCGCCTGATGCTCATGCTGCGGAGCAAATTCATGACACGCGAAGACGGGCTGAAGAACGCCGCGCTCGAGGGCTACTGGATAGAAGAGGTTGACG ACAAGACGTTCCTCCCCGGCCACGCGGCAGCCATCAAGATCAACCTCGCGGGCAAAAACCACACAATCGGCGTCTTCGGCATCCTGCATCCCAGCGTGCTGCACAAGTTCGAGCTGCCGTACCCGGTCAGCACCGTCGAGTTCAATCTCGAGGTCTTCTTGTAG
- a CDS encoding Mitogen-activated protein kinase kinase: MLPGFSANGASSPQPNMASPVPLLRAPVPGGRGPRKPALGLSIPASPNARHVVNGTSDGQPGMGRPMPPRLQLATPMGSNTTPQEGGRPRLQLATPMGSSRTPQGLPPLQISTGLSANSSDASANSRSGSFGEMQANGSASSYQNGSGFSTLQEPNQATDPISAISQGGSEGGAAMQRGASSQPMPDLESLSLEKGRPLDVEDLDDMGWRAASNKGMIEELGSLGEGAGGAVTRCKLKGGKTVFALKIITTNPDPDVKKQIVRELSFNKNCASDHICRYWGAFVDDSSGTISIAMEFCEGGSLDAVYREVKKLGGRTGEKVLGKVSEGVLNGLTYLHSHRIIHRDIKPSNILLCRNGQVKLCDFGVSGEFGTKGDANTFIGTSYYMAPERITGQSYTITSDVWSLGVTLLEVAQHRFPFPADGTEMNPRAGLIDLLTYIVRQPIPTLKDEPEAGIKWSENFKYFIECCLEKECPRRATPWRMLEHPWMVEMKSKKVNMAHFLKQVWDWKD; the protein is encoded by the exons ATGCTGCCCGGTTTCTCTGCAAACGGGGCGTCGAGTCCCCAGCCCAACATGGCCTCGCCCGTGCCCCTTCTCCGCGCGCCTGTCCCCGGCGGCCGTGGCCCTCGCAAACCCGCCCTGGGCCTTTCCATACCCGCGTCGCCGAACGCTCGACACGTCGTGAACGGCACAAGCGACGGGCAGCCCGGCATGGGTCGCCCTATGCCTCCCCGCCTGCAGCTGGCCACCCCCATGGGCTCCAACACCACACCACAAGAGGGCGGCCGCCCACGATTACAGCTCGCGACCCCCATGGGCTCTAGCCGGACACCACAAGGACTGCCCCCGCTGCAGATATCCACCGGCCTCTCTGCAAACTCGAGCGACGCAAGCGCAAACTCGAGGTCTGGTAGCTTTGGCGAGATGCAAGCAAATGGATCTGCATCCTCCTACCAGAACGGCTCGGGCTTCTCTACGCTACAGGAACCCAACCAGGCCACCGACCCCATCTCGGCCATCTCACAAGGCGGGAGCGAGGGCGGCGCCGCCATGCAAAGAGGAGCCAGCAGCCAACCCATGCCCGACCTCGAGTCGCTGTCGTTGGAGAAAGGTCGGCCCCTGGACGTCGAGGACCTCGACGACATGGGTTGGAGAGCAGCCAGCAACAAGGGCATGATCGAAGAGCTCGGCAGTCTTGGAGAGGGCGCCGGCGGTGCTGTGACCCGCTGCAAGCTCAAGGGCGGAAAGACCGTATTTGCTTTGAAG ATCATCACCACAAATCCCGACCCGGACGTCAAGAAACAAATTGTGCGTGAGCTGTCCTTCAACAAAAACTGCGCCAGTGACCACATCTGCCGATACTGGGGTGCCTTCGTTGACGACAGCTCGGGCACGATAAGCATCGCCATGGAGTTCTGCGAAGGGGGATCCCTCGATGCAGTCTATCGCGAAGTCAAAAAGCTCGGAGGCCGCACCGGTGAGAAGGTGCTGGGCAAGGTCTCAGAGGGTGTCCTGAACGGCCTGACCTACCTACACTCCCACCGCATCATCCACCGCGACATCAAGCCAAGCAACATCCTGCTTTGCAGAAATGGGCAGGTCAAACTGTGCGATTTCGGTGTGTCTGGTGAGTTCGGGACAAAGGGTGACGCCAATACCTTCATTGGCACCTCGTACTACATGGCTCCCGAGCGAATCACCGGACAGAGCTACACCATCACCAGTGACGTGTGGAGCTTGGGTGTAACATTGCTCGAAGTCGCACAACATCGCTTCCCGTTCCCCGCAGATGGCACAGAAATGAATCCCCGCGCCGGTCTCATCGATCTTCTCACCTACATTGTTCGACAACCAATTCCTACGCTCAAGGATGAACCAGAGGCTGGCATCAAGTGGTCGGAGAACTTCAAGTACTTCATCGAATGCTG CCTCGAGAAGGAATGTCCTCGTCGAGCCACACCTTGGCGCATGCTTGAGCACCCGTGGATGGTGGAGATGAAGTCCAAAAAGGTCAACATGGCTCACTTCCTGAAGCAGGTATGGGACTGGAAAGACTAA
- a CDS encoding ATP synthase F0 subunit 8, translating into MPSHVTRFFPRAAQQELLAHDAPPPPPPSSRNSITAHLPGPPTLLQPPTMNTTRFLRPFARAAFRAPTAVRPAVMARPALASQQQKKTPEVGAQQMTILKSAMPQLIPFFFVNETTVAFVLLPTLIYVFSKYILPQRVRLFAARLFISKL; encoded by the exons ATGCCAAGCCACGTGACGCGGTTCTTTCCGCGTGCAGCTCAGCAAGAGCTTTTGGCTCACGAcgctccaccaccaccgccgccttCCTCCCGCAACTCCATCACCGCGCATCTCCCCGGTCCGCCCACGCTTCTCCA ACCGCCCACGATGAACACCACCCGCTTCCTCCGCCCTTTCGCCAGGGCCGCCTTCCGCGCGCCCACAGCTGTCCGTCCCGCCGTCATGGCCCGCCCCGCGCTCGCCAGCcagcagcagaagaagaCGCCCGAGGTCGGCGCCCAGCAGATG ACCATCCTCAAGTCAGCCATGCCCCAGCTGAtccccttcttcttcgtcaaCGAGACCACTGTGGCCTTTGTCCTCCTCCCCACCCTCATCTACGTCTTCTCCAAGTACATCCTACCCCAGCGCGTCCGCCTGTTCGCCGCCCGTCTGTTCATCAGCAAGTTGTAA